From the genome of Myripristis murdjan chromosome 22, fMyrMur1.1, whole genome shotgun sequence, one region includes:
- the kcnk5a gene encoding potassium channel subfamily K member 5 encodes MVDKGPLLTSAIIFYLSIGAAIFQVLEEPNWKRAAKEYSDRKDKILEEYPCLTKDDLEEILKVVSDAAGQGVTITGSKTFNNWNWPNAVIFAATVITTIGYGNIAPKTSAGRVFCIFYGLFGVPLCLTWISELGKFFGGRAKHLGQYLTKKGVSLRKAQFTCTAIFLLWGVLVHLVLPPLVFMSQEGWTYIEGLYFSFVTLTTIGFGDLVAGVDPNVDYPTLYRYFVEVWIYLGLAWLSLFFNWKVRMVIEAHKALKKRRKRRKLSLDELRHYKENHKAALRLPPTPNDVNIFSFLSKKQEGYNDLIKQIGSKRERGSNGITTISKPKEMSRSKSCNDAPMSNGHTILSLDRSPRQKRRYSFSDRVTVAFSKSKNYLLGSDNGLLLTEDHIDGELEGDPEKMYENQLDKEVDIENGGGTGGVGGCGAGGRRTWDSKDYQPLTFQNANITFIDEENLLSNNLEEDDEDDDDDAKAKLSITTCDENVELETDSKEDQGSESEGSVFTSDGSEQGQSYEKLVEEYAKEDNTDS; translated from the exons ATGGTAGATAAAGGCCCCTTGTTGACCTCTGCCATTATTTTTTACCTGTCCATTGGGGCAGCGATTTTTCAAGTCCTGGAGGAGCCCAACTGGAAGCGGGCGGCAAAGGAGTACAGTGACCGAAAGGATAAAATACTTGAGGAGTATCCCTGTCTGACGAAAGATGATTTGGAGGAAATTTTAAAG GTGGTGTCTGATGCTGCAGGACAAGGAGTCACCATAACTGGCAGCAAGACCTTCAACAACTGGAACTGGCCAAATGCTGTCATCTTTGCCGCCACTGTAATCACGACAATTG GTTATGGGAACATTGCCCCCAAAACGTCTGCAGGCCGTGTATTTTGCATCTTCTATGGACTGTTCGGTGTGCCTTTATGTCTCACCTGGATCAGTGAACTGGGCAAGTTCTTCGGTGGCAGGGCCAAGCACCTGGGTCAGTACCTAACCAAGAAAGGGGTTTCACTG AGAAAGGCTCAGTTTACCTGCACAGCTATTTTTCTCCTATGGGGTGTACTGGTACATTTAGTCCTCCCACCTTTGGTATTTATGTCCCAAGAAGGTTGGACCTATATTGAAGGCTTGTACTTCTCTTTTGTCACTTTGACCACAATTGGTTTTGGAGACTTGGTAGCAG GTGTGGACCCAAATGTAGATTACCCGACTCTGTATCGTTACTTTGTGGAAGTTTGGATTTATCTGGGCTTGGCATGGCTGTCTCTGTTCTTCAACTGGAAAGTGCGAATGGTAATTGAGGCCCACAAGGCACTGAAAAAACGCCGCAAGCGCCGCAAACTGTCTCTTGATGAGCTCCGGCACTACAAAGAGAATCATAAGGCAGCCCTTCGTTTGCCGCCCACTCCTAATGATGTCAACATTTTCAGCTTCCTGTCCAAGAAGCAGGAGGGCTACAATGACTTGATTAAGCAGATTGGCTCCAAAAGAGAGCGTGGAAGTAATGGCATCACCACCATCAGTAAACCCAAAGAGATGAGTCGCTCCAAGAGCTGTAATGATGCTCCCATGTCAAATGGCCACACCATCCTCAGTCTAGACCGTTCACCGCGCCAAAAGAGACGCTATAGTTTCAGTGACCGTGTCACTGTAGCGTTTTCGAAGTCCAAGAACTACCTCCTTGGCTCAGACAATGGCTTGCTGCTAACAGAGGACCACATAGATGGTGAGCTAGAGGGTGACCCGGAGAAGATGTATGAAAACCAGCTTGACAAGGAAGTGGACATAGAGaatggaggaggaacaggaggagtgGGAGGTTGTGGAGCAGGCGGTCGAAGGACATGGGACTCTAAAGACTACCAGCCCCTAACCTTCCAAAATGCAAACATCACATTTATTGATGAAGAGAACCTGCTGAGCAACAACCTGGAGGAGgacgatgaagatgatgatgatgatgctaaaGCAAAGTTGTCCATCACAACATGTGATGAAAATGTTGAGTTGGAGACTGACTCAAAGGAGGATCAGGGCTCTGAATCAGAAGGGTCTGTGTTCACCAGTGACGGGTCTGAGCAGGGACAGTCCTATGAGAAACTTGTGGAGGAATATGCGAAGGAAGACAATACAGACTCTTGA